The nucleotide sequence CTCATTTTTAAATTAACTCCAGCATTAAGCAATACACTTAACTCTGTATAAAACTGCTCTTTTACTTTATTCGAAAAAGGGTTTTGAAATAAAGTGATTTCTTTTTTAAGAAAAGATTCCTTTTCGGTTTTAGCTTCTTTGTTCTTATCTTGGGCTACGGTATTGTCTAGTTGAAAAGCCATTAGTTCATAAATAATGAAGCATCATTGTTATTAAAAATAAATAGATTTTTACCTTGGTATCCTTTAGATGTTTCTATTTTAATTGCATCAACAAGACCTTCTTTCACTAAGCTACCATCAAAATAAAACTGTTTTTTAAAGACTTGAAGATAAAATGTATCTTCCTTTTTGATGATTCCTTTCTGAGTAAACTTATAAGTAATTGAATCTAGTTCAGACACAAAAGCCAATATTCCATTTTTACTGCTATAGGTAATTTTAGAATACTTATTAAAATCAATCCATATAGATTGATTTAACCTATTAATTTCATTGATGTTTTCTAAGTTATTTTGAATGGAATGCATGTGAGTTTGTACCAATGACAATACTGAAAAAGCAATACCTACTACAATACTTGTAATCACTAAAACCGCGCTCATTTCGCTAAGTGTAAATGCCTGTATTTTTAGTTCTCTATTCAATTGTTCTTGTAAGTTGCTTCTTAGTTTGTTTGTTAGTAGCATAAATAACTATATAAGCGTGTCCTTGTTGTTTTTCCTCCTCCAATGTCACATTCCATTTGTTAAAATCGTTTTCGTAAGGCAACTTAAGCTTATCGTTTTTATACAAATATTCCAATTCGTTTAAATGAGCATCAATCTCTATAGTGCTATTCTTTATGCTACTTGAAAATATATTATTTAAAATGGCACTGGTAATCATAAATATAATTACAATTAATACTGTAGCTACTAATGTTTCCATTAAAGTCGAGGCTCGTATTTTTTTTAATATAACCATTGCATGACTTCTTTATTTGAGTTAACAAACAGCAATCCTACATATTTAAATGGTAGTTTATCAACCTCTATGCTTGCATTATAAATATGATTTTGATAGATGGATCCTGACTGTGCTGCAATAAAATTATTTGCATAAACAGTCCCTTCAATATCACCTCTTATATCTAAATTTTGGTTGCAATATATTTCTCCTTTTACGATCGTATTTTCATCAATAAACACTTGAGGTTTAAAGTTATTCTGTTTTTCGTCTCCATTATACAGGATTATTCCACTAACAACACTTTGTGAACCAATATGTATTAATGTGTCCTCATTATTATCACTACTCTTACCTGACATTGTCTTATCTCTTAAAACCAAAGCTGTAGGGTACTCTAATTGGCAATTATTACCAACGGTGATTTTTTTTGAAGCTATAGCCTGAAACCTACCTTTAACATTATCTTCTATACTAATTTCTGGTGCAATTAATAACACATCCTTTAATTGAGAGCTTGCATTTACTATAATTCTTTTTTTAGATTTAACAATAATATGACCTGTCAATGCAATATTTGATAAATTAATCTCTTCAAGATCATACAACACCTTTTTAGATTCGTGAAAAGAGTGTTTGAACTCCAACATCATATTTTGGTCGATATAACTTTCAGTTGGAAATTCACTCGATAATCTAATTAGCGATTCAATATTTTCTATAATTTCTCGAGAAATCTTAGGCAAATCATGACTCAACCAAGTACTTCCATAAATAAGTTGTGTTCCATAATAAGATGTACCAGATATGTTGCCAGCTCTTACTCCTTGTTTTGGCAAAAAAGCAACCCCTTGAATTTTTGAATTTCCAACAACAACCAAAGGTTTATTATTATCTTTTAAATAAAGTGCTGTTCTATTATTTTCATCTTGCTTAGTCCCAATTAAAGCAATTTGGGTAATGGTTTTATTTTTAATAGTGGATGTGGAGGTTATTTTCTCAAAAACACCCCAAAAATCTCTTTCAACAAATATTTCTTCAAAATCGTCATCACTAACAAAAACCTCCTCATTTAAAGGAACTTCATTGTTTAAAGTATATTTAATTCCTCTGTAGGTATTCTTAACAACATTAATAGTAATGTTAGATTCTATATTGAAACGCTTATGGGTATGTACAAGCAAAATAAAAGACGCTAACAATAACGCTATTACTACCCCAATAAATATAGTGAGTTGCAACGCT is from Pontimicrobium sp. SW4 and encodes:
- a CDS encoding prepilin-type N-terminal cleavage/methylation domain-containing protein, which encodes MLLTNKLRSNLQEQLNRELKIQAFTLSEMSAVLVITSIVVGIAFSVLSLVQTHMHSIQNNLENINEINRLNQSIWIDFNKYSKITYSSKNGILAFVSELDSITYKFTQKGIIKKEDTFYLQVFKKQFYFDGSLVKEGLVDAIKIETSKGYQGKNLFIFNNNDASLFMN